From the genome of Xyrauchen texanus isolate HMW12.3.18 chromosome 7, RBS_HiC_50CHRs, whole genome shotgun sequence:
ggatatggCTCGAAGAGACTTTTTTGTACGTGTTGACATGCTACATATGCCTACTGATTTTCTTTCGTGTAGGTGAAACGCGGCATGAGGGCTGCTTTGTTTAaattttgtaggtggcgctattgagccattttgccacaattcatTCTGAAACCAGTATCAGGTGTAACGTTTCCCACTTTTGaggtgtgtgcaaagtttcatgagtttgaGCGTGTTTAGGAACTCAAAAATACAATTgatttggggggaaaaaattattataataataaacgcCTAGAAGAACAATAGAGTCCTCGAACCATCTGTGCTCGGGCCCTAATAAGAGAATCATTATAAGGATTGTAACATGCAGTGAGTGAATTCTCACATCATCTGGCTGCGGCAGCACAATGACGGTCATCGTTCCAGTGTGAATGCGCTGCATACGAGATGACAATCCCACTTCAGGAATCCTCTGAACTCTGTGTGTGCCACCCTCAAACTTCAACCAACGATACACGGCGTCACCCGAGACTCTCACAGCAGCGTGATGAAGACCACctgaaatcaatcaatcaatcgcgTCGATGAATAAATGAAGTGTGACAGTgagttcacaccagaggcggcgagagcgtcaaatcgaccggaagtcattaattttcaatggcagccagcgtctctcggcgaagtggcgcggcgagtcttggccGGTGTGAgcgtcagatgaaagttcaagtgcagtcaacattatggtaatgagctgtgacgcggttcggcggcaacctattggaatatagaagtgctccgatctagcgaagtctagagaacacaaccgtgtaaactttggttcccaccaaacattcgttctgaagataaaatggagaaactaattattgccgtggcgggtttccctgtaatatatgaccaagaccacagttattattacaaatgtattttattttgataacaaacaactataattttaattactttctgcaatCGAtcgattttaaagagttcatgaggatattcgctacttgtgatcggtcggcaaaaagtaaatggtcgacatgtctggatgtttaaattgcagcccctttaaatatagttcacaaaacaaaacattctgaacaaacgttgccgcctatttcaactacgtcagagcgtccacgagtgtcctcgagcgttgaaggcagggcagccagagcgaattttgacgctctcgccgcttctggtgtgaacatACAGTAACAGTGAGGATGATAAATGAACGTACCATAATCTGCAGGTGTGTAGTTGAAAACCTCAAAGTCCCAGTTTTTATAGCCGGCAAAACCCTGATACATATTAAACATCTCTCGAGTGAACTGTTGACAGATGTcacctacacaaacacaaacatgaccTCTAAATGACCTTCAGAATCACGTGGAGCTTATATGACATCTCTAGGTTTGATCTTCACGTCGACTGCACAAACCTCCAGTGGTTCGTCCAGCTACGACCTCCAGAAAAACATTTTTACGGTCCTGTTCATCAGCCGGAACCAGAGACTGAATCAGCTGAGACAATGAAAGATCAAAGTGTGAACATGTCAGACATTAGAGAGCAGCTGGTGACACAGACAGTCTGAAATGGAGGACATGTTTAAACCTTCTCGTTAAGTGTCTCTATTCTTCGGCTGATCTCGGCATGTTCCTCTCTCAGGAGTGAAAGCATCTGCTGGTCTTCAGCTCTCGTATCTTAACACACGATCAAAGACGATTCATAATGACAATCATTGGCAAGGGCTCAAAAACTAGTGAACTGCCTACATAGAGGGTATTTTGCCATTATAaatgtaacactgtaaaccccTTGTCAAAAAGTACTGTGGCGGTGCCATGATGCGGTGATGGCATACGTTTGTGCCATGGTATTTATAGGGTTCTCCAAGGGACTTCAGTGACTATAAGACACATCCCACACACATGGCATCACCAGAGGCATTTAGCCTCAAACAATAAACACTGCAatcataaattgtacttctttaCCTTAGATTACGCACAAGaacggcttgtatagctaatgtgcatgagcATTCTCAAGCTGATTGACATATgatgtctgtatctgaaaggtgattggctattttacctgtaaggcgggacttccgttctacatccattgaccattggtTGCAGTTGGATGttcaaatttctcccatttattttaatggaAGTGGTCCGACTGCTAAATACTCTCTGTTCATATGCAAgtgtttaccaaattaagcttttttctccccaatctggaacgcccaattcccaatgcgctctgagtcctcgtggtggcgtagtggctcgcctcaatctgggtgacggaggacgaatctcagttgcctccgtgtctgagaccgtcaatccacgcatcttatcacgtgacttgttgagggtgttaccatggagacgtagcgcgtgtggagacttcacgctattctccgcggcatccacgcacaactcaccacacgccccaccgagagcgagaaccacattatagtgaccacgaggaggttaccccatgtgactctaccctccctagcaaccgggtcaaagtggttgccaaggagacctgactggagtcactcagcacaccctggattcaaacttacgactccaggtgtgatagtcagcgtcaatactcgctgagatacacagactccccccccccccctccaaattaagctttttatagtatatatatatatatatatatatatatatatatatatatatatatatatatatatatatatatatatatatatacacacacaagttttgtatttatacatttcaccagatgaggtttattgaaAAAAACTATCTGTAACCATCAGCACCGATTTTTGTGGATAACAGATAGTCCCTAAAAAACTATATATTGCTCTAGCTCTACtaaaaggtaaaagagccaatcgacttttagatacagacatcacctgtcaatcaactcaagaactaCACATTaatggaccagcctgaaaaatagcgtTTTGTAGCATAAAATAAGCCTAAAATTATTATTTCTGGGCATCATGATTTGAAAGGCACCTACTGTTTGATGCCTCAAaatactgtctaggtaggcagctcacttggcTATCTAAGAGACAACTATAATCCCGTATGTGGGGTAAAAAACACTATTTAAAGTGAAACTGTTGTGTGACTTACTGTGAATGAGAGTTTGTATCTCTGTAAGTTCTCTCATCGCTAGTTGAGCTCTCTCAAACGCGTTGAACACCTTCGACACTTCAACCAGTTTAAGATTTAAACCTCTCCTGTCAGACTCACTGACACACCCGCTCTCGACACTACTCGACATGCATTTATATTCATCTAACACACGTTTAATGTGTCTTTGAACAACGTCGCTTTTCAGGAAATCATCAGTTTTGTGAGAGAATGGTCGACAGCTCGACACACTCCGCACGAGTCTGAACACAGCCGACGCCATCTCTTCAAAAGGATCACTGATAGGtatctaataattattatttaaacatttttttatgtcTGTGTACTATTAATCGTCCATAACCTCCGCGCTTTTATCACTGGAGAGAGCGTgacggtcaactagcgtgttacgaccGTAAGTTaccgtttgcggataccatacaaatgaatggggagagccgtaaactgacacctacctacctgtcgcaaaataTTCCCTGACTTCCCTCATAAAGCAGCCattttatcgtagtaaactccacatATAGTTCGattcaaaaggattgtttagtttaaaacatgttgaagattgaTGGATAGGCAGTCAGTTAATTAATTGATGAGCTGTTCCCTCATAAAATAAGTTTATTCAGCATTgggaagcatctcctccatagacatccattcaaaaagaaagCCAGTATGCCGCCCGCGTTATGCTATTCTATGCGAATCGGTAGCAACGCATACAGACGGTCTCTGGCAATAAACGTATGATCCTAAAAGAGGTGGGGTTTTTTTCCCcgaagtgtcctactcacttttttttaatttttttttattgaacatatataaccgcacatacatatacatacataataGTTATACCTCAAAAcagaattaaacaataataacataCTTATAAAGCAATAAAGATAGTAAAATCAAGTAAAATAAACAGAcaaaactttaaaacaaaattaataagtaaataatatatatataaaataaataaataaataaataataataattaaaaaaaaaataataataataaaatatatatatatatatttgagccaGAGGtaacatataatttaaaataaattcaagagAGTGAGAAATGCCTTGAGTCGCTTTTGAAGAGGTGGGGTTTTAGCGGCCCGGAAGTTGTCAGATATGACGGACCTAAATAGTATTTCTTCCATTTAAACTCTTTTCTGCGTATTCTCAATTAAATCGCTATTAAAGTTAGTGTCTTTATACAAGTATAAATTATTGTTCAATCCGCTACTGAAGCATCCGATGTCATATTgaacctgttacttttctcagcgctgtttaGGATGGACCAATCACATTCGTTTGTAATTAcgggatccatccatccatcgtgaaccgcttatcctgtgtacagggtcgcggggggctggagcctatcccagctaacattgggcgaaaggcgggggacaccctggacaggtcgccagtccatcgcagggcgtAATTACGGGAtgataattacaaataattttgaaTTTAATAAGGCGAATTTATATTTGTATCACATGTAAAAATCCTTAGCAAAATAGATTAAAAtatatgggattgtagtttgtgaccTCATGAAAGACGATAAGTGCACAATCTTTGTTTTTAAGTATTTGTTTATTCTTAGCAGGTTAAGTATTATATTTGTAGAAGGTGTCAAAAAACATGTGAATCTATAGCCCCGATACTTCAGTCGAGATGAGTGTTTTTTATAGACTGCCTCACCcgagtgtgtagatgacatgaagcgatggtccgaGATAAGTTACGTTATCATTCATTACTTTGAGTTGTTATAACAGACGACAACTGCACAAGCGTTAAATTAATTtgtactccaaataacacttaaatggatgttgttctccatctgaatCGCTCGTTTCGGTACATTTTACATTGTGTCACGGGATGGGCGGATTGATCCTAAAGTATTGatacttctgatactgatgttgtaacacacaaatattgattcttatatttattttaaactagGGATGTTATTATTTGgttaacatgaacaataatcataagcttcaaagagAAATAAAAGGGATTAGgatatattagcaaatacttgtgcaggatgggaactatttcttcttccgctcatcttcaCATGCTGAAAGACACGAGCCGAGACGACTCGTTCAAACACGAGGGATCAGTGTCTTATAGAGGTGATGAGAGGAAATCAGACAAACAGCTTCTGGAGGaaattcacactaaaataacaacatatctaaaggtgacatttcttatcATGGGTTTATGGGTAATTGTTGCtaatgtataattaaataaaGTAGTTAACGATGGTTTTACTACTACTGTAAGTGTAAACAAAACAGGCtcactaatgttaaaaaaaaaaaaaaaagatgaattataactaaaaataatatttaaattacacattttatcccaagaaattcattattattttttttttttaaataaataatacattctaTTTAATAGAAGTATCAGTATTGACGATATTGGACTTGACATTATTGGTATcgtattgaaaataaaataagtgttaTCGCTCatgtgtctcgagaccagaaacactAAACAGACTgcattgacctgtttcatgtgacgtcaCTCAAACACGTCAATACACAGCGCGTGGAGTTCCGTGAAATGTgtgtatggaggcccaaacctgcataaataataaatgaataaatgtaataataaaaaaaaaaaaaaaaaggaataaatgtcttgataaaacaaatataattagtttttaattaaattcattcctgaatttattattgtatgactttattcctttattattttcttctttttagcttttaattatttattcatttattttgcatattttttttatgtgttaatttattttttatattgatttattcccaaatatatttatatattcccatatatatttatttatttatacatatatttatttttacatttctgtgtgcaacatgtaaatgagggaggcggtccttgcggagctccagtgcatcattggttgagagctcaatagtattatcggcagcagatggacgtcccacctcagcacccgctgactcgcacagatttagaatatgcaggaaACGTTtcgcagagagtttaacaatccaggatgtgcttcgacattcataccagcatacagctctcctaaaacatcaatcagcacctctactctaaatgaaacagtcattTGATGCGCGGTTATCCACTTCATTAGCAtgtcgcgcaactctctagatatatgtgatgCGTCAGCGATAGATTTatatacataaacgatcagggaaatgaagcatggttgtatcttttacaatgaacaatcataacaacacaaaacaatattatggatttgcggacatcaaaatatgaagttatatacgcaaaaaaaaaaaaaaaaagaactaggttaaatcatatcatttatgaaacttgctcattttgtggatttgttaaAGAAACAGCtccacatttattttgtgattgtagtataacaataaatcttggattgacttacgCTCTTATGTTTATAGTTTACACGATATATGAcctgacgtcacatcaaaacaagtcaagagtaatcgagcacacgcttcagtctacaataagccaatggtgagcaggacccgcccacatcattatcatacaagagacagaaatgtaagaataaatacaaaaacaaataaatgtgggaatatttaaatatagaaataaatacatgtgggaataaataaatataaaaataaatgaatgcataaataaataataataattaaaaaacaaaaaacaaatgaaagaatatttttttttaaagaataaaaataaaaagagaaaataataaataaaggaaaaaaagtcattcaaaaataaattcaggaataaatgtcattaaaaactaattatatttgttttatcaagacatttattcctttatttattttcttattattacatttatttatttatgtatttatttattatttttgcatgttttgtcctccatagtaTGGAGCCAATATgatgccttatatatatatatatatatatatatatatatatatatatatatatatatatatatatatataaaatgaagtaTTGCAAAAGACAAAGCTGAGTTTAacttcaaaagaaaataaaaaaacaatgttgtaaACGAAACCCAAGAACTGAGATCctttttttaatctgtttctcctatcgccaaaaaataaataattccttGTGTACGagagcacacttggcaataaagctcattctgattctgaatttttgcaacatttctttttatttgagATTCACTTTGCGGAAACTATTTTTCCTTTAATGTTTTATTGTTCTTTTAATGTTCGTGGTACCTCTCTCTCCCTTTGCGCTTCACTATGTGACACTGTTTTGACATGGGGCGGAGTTTTGAGTCTGATGACATCACATGGGGCGTGGCTTACTCACGAGGTCAAGGAGCATGTGCAGTTTACATGTAGCAtgatatggcaagccgttttaacttttattcatttccaggatatgaattcttgatatcaacaattacattttcactagttaaaatgctcattctacatatcaagaattgtatttcaactagtaaaaactataatccTTGAtacctgtaattgtattttcactagtgaaatgtcaccataggatGCCATTcaaaaatcaattgttgatatcaagaatgtatttcttacttgttgaaattccaatttcacatatcagaaatacaattcgtattaaaaacctttatttttgatatcaagaattacattgttactagttgaaatgtctattctagatatcaacaattgaatttctactagtaacaatgttaatttctgatatcatgaatgtgattgttactaaatgaaagacattttagatatctgaaattatattgatatcataaatacattttcagatatcaaaaattttaatttttactagtagcaattcaattgttgatatcaagaattcacatttcatctagtaacaatgtaatttctgatatcaaaaattgccattgttactagtggatatcgaattcctgatatcaataactatcatcttaactagtgaaaattgaattgttgatattaagaattcatatcctggaaatgactaaaagttaaaacggcttgccatagcaTGATGCCATTTCAACAAGTGGAAGTGTTCACTGTGATTTAAGGTGTCTCATATTCTCTCATTTCTAACCAAGAATAATATCACCATGTTAAAAGATGAAAAAAGCTCATTTATGGTGAAAGTCCTGGTTACAAGTGCTTTTGTGCTTCATGTAGGGATAGATCTAATATCACTGCTCCGTGTCGTTTGATGTTTCTGCTATTTTCACcttaaatagttttttaaaaaaaactcctATTTACATAATGGGAAGTATGTGTTTGTGCCATCAAATCCTTGATTAGTTCTTACCTGATCAAAACACCTGACACTGTTTCATGGTGACATTGAATTTGTTTCACATTTGTTAATGTATTtaaagcacattcagacagctatgaaACACTGCACTATAGGTAAGGGATTAAACGATTTTAACACAAAACAAGTTGAATTCCATGATTGGAGATGTTTTCAGTTGCTGTAGTTCACTCTGTTTACTCTGTAATGtgatgttgctatggttacaaacAGCGCTCTCATTTCGAACGAGGATtcaaactgactggaactactgGTGCATTCAACAGTTTAAACCGCacacattccagccaatcagaatcgagtattagaACAGAAGATAgtgtaataaactgtaatattcttctacGACTACTTCTAAAAATCCTCatatatgttctgcagaagaaagaaagtcatacacatctgatatgACATGAGAGTGAATTATGAAGGTTTTCATTTTTAgatgcactgtccctttaaatacctCATCACCCTCATCATCGCGCTCCTCCGTCAAACACAATAATGGACACTGTCAGGTACAGTTCATCAGCTGTATTTCTGGGGGAAATATACTAAATTCTCATTTATAACCAGAAATACACGAAGGAAAACCACTAAAAACAAAACTCGCTTAACTTGCTGTTTATCTCGACGCTAGTGTGAGAGATACAAAAACAACACGATGCAAATCAAGTTTAAAATCGCGCAAGAGTCACTGAATTCCATGCTTCAAATCgatttgaaggaaaaaaaaaatcgattttcattaaaacaatatCCAACATCAATGAATAATTATCACACAAACCTGTTGTTTGTTTTCAGGGCGCCGGAGtttcctctgtctgaaacactagCGGAAGTTCTCCAGCAGGGGGCGAAACAAACTATAGAGCTCAGAgacagacaacacaaacacaacacactacAGGTgtccacacacaacacaaacacacacacaacacactacaggtgtccacacacaacacacacacaacacactacaggtgtccacacacaacacaacacactacAGGTGTcgactcacaacacacacacacaacacactacaggtgtccacacacaacacaaacacaacacacacacaacacactacaggtgtccacacacaacacacacacaacacactacagGTGTCGACtcacaacacacatacaacacactaCAGGTgtccacacacaacacaacacactacAGGTGTcgactcacaacacacacacacaacacactacaggtgtccacacacaacacaaacacaacacacacacaacacactacaggtgtccacacacaacacaaacacaacacactacAGGTGTcgactcacaacacacacacaacacacacacaacacactacagGTGTcgactcacaacacacacacacaacacactacagGTGTcgactcacaacacacacacaacacaaacacaacacactacAGGtgtccacacacaacacacacacaacacacaacacacacacaacacaaacacaacacactacAGGTGTcgactcacaacacacacacaacacaaacacaacacactacAGGTGTcgactcacaacacacacacacacaacacactacagGTGTcgactcacaacacacacacaacacaaacacaacacactacAGGTGTcgactcacaacacacacacaacacaaacacaacacactacAGGTGTtgactcacaacacacacacaacacactacagGTGTtgactcacaacacacacacaacacactacagGTGTcgactcacaacacacacacaacacactacagGTGTcgactcacaacacacacacaacacactacagGTGTcgactcacaacacacacacaacactctacAGGTGTTGactcacaacacaaacacacaacacactacaGGTGTcgactcacaacacacacacaacacactacagGTGTcgactcacaacacacacacaacacactacagGTGTtgactcacaacacacacacaacacaaacacaacacactacAGGTGTcgactcacaacacacacacaatctataCCATCATATACATCAGGCATCCTGGATATACTGCTGAAATAATGGGGTTAATAAAACTGAAGAAAGACACATACAGTGGGAatcagaggtcagaggtcactgTAAGAGTAAAGAGGTTGAACAGTGTTTGTGATGTTTCCCACAGGCTGCTCTGTTAGATCTGGATCAGcgctgtgagtgtgtgtcgtCTGATATAAAGCTGAAGGAGAAGCAGCTCAATGCTGTTCACTGTGATGTTGAGCAGATTCAGAGCAACATCATCAGTctggactcacacacacagaccatcTTACTGGAAAACTTCCATCTCAGAAACTCCATCGAGGATGAGATGGAAAACTCTCGCTCTGCACTCGCTGGACACGACTCATACCGCACTATAATGAAGAACTACAGGACGTCTGTTTCTCTGGTGGAGAGTCGAGCAGACGTTTATAAAGAGTTACTGGAGAAAGAGCAGAAGGTGTCTGAACTGAGGAACACGCTGGAGGAACTCAAAGTGGATTTACAGAATCCTGTAGGAAATGCTGTTCGTCAAGCTCAGGTGTAAACGACGAGTTATTACACAACAACACTTGATCTTATTACTCACGTTGTGTTTGTCACACAGACCCCATgatgagtgcagttttctttcctgcgTTGATATATTTCTGAATAGATCCTCCTTTAGTTTGTTACAGACTTGAATCATGATTTGCTCGTTTGTTGTAGGTGGTATTTGGGGGCGGGGCATGGTCATTCAAGAGAGTATTTGATTGGTCAAGCCATTGGGATGCACTTCTCACTCAAATAAATTAAACTAATGTTCAATAAGTTTATCaaatcaatttgatggaaatttgctatgaaattgaaatgcgtaaatctttaaaataggcttaaatattatttcatgtgccgagtgcaagatgagtcatcaatatttctggTCTGTATTCCCAGATGAAAGGctgcaaatgtaaaatatgtttgtGTAAGTGAACTTTAAGATGTGTGCTAGCATATAGATGACATAAAACATAACAGACATCAATTAAATGCCACAAAACTCTTCTTGAgttctggaatgcccaatttccgctacttagtaggtcctcatggtgacgCGGTtgctcgcctcaatctgggtggcggaggacgagtctcagtcacctccgcgtctgaaaccgtcaatctgcgcatctgatcacgtgactcgttgtgcatgacaccgcggagactcacagcatgtggagactcatgctactctccacgatccacacacaactcaccacacaccccattgagagaaccactaatcaccaccacgaggaggttaccccatgtgactctaccttccctagcaaccggcccaatttggttaccccatgtgactctaccctccctagcaaccgggaaaatttagttaccccatgtgactctaccctctctagcaaccgggccaatttatttaccccatgtgagtcttccctccctagcaacgtcccaatttggttaccccatgtgagtcttccctccctagcaaccgggccaatttggttaccccatgtgactctaccctccctagcaaccggcccaatttggttaccccatgtgactctaccctccctagcaaccgggacaatttagttaccccatgtgactctaccctctctagcaaccgggccaatttatttaccccatgtgagtcttccctccctagcaacgtcccaatttggttaccccatgtgagtc
Proteins encoded in this window:
- the mtrf1 gene encoding peptide chain release factor 1, mitochondrial, yielding MASAVFRLVRSVSSCRPFSHKTDDFLKSDVVQRHIKRVLDEYKCMSSSVESGCVSESDRRGLNLKLVEVSKVFNAFERAQLAMRELTEIQTLIHNTRAEDQQMLSLLREEHAEISRRIETLNEKLIQSLVPADEQDRKNVFLEVVAGRTTGGDICQQFTREMFNMYQGFAGYKNWDFEVFNYTPADYGGLHHAAVRVSGDAVYRWLKFEGGTHRVQRIPEVGLSSRMQRIHTGTMTVIVLPQPDDVDIHIDVKDLRIDTFRSKGAGGQSVNTTDSAVRIVHLPTGTVSECQQFRSQLQNRDTAMRVLRARLYQSSMGQQRENTHATRKQQVGTRSQSERIRTYNFSQDRVTDHRIRYVTRDIKEFMRGGESLEEVVRLLQEHNSTQTLMKLLQSHGDDDETAPESRR
- the LOC127646809 gene encoding LOW QUALITY PROTEIN: coiled-coil domain-containing protein 122 (The sequence of the model RefSeq protein was modified relative to this genomic sequence to represent the inferred CDS: deleted 1 base in 1 codon; substituted 1 base at 1 genomic stop codon) codes for the protein MDTVRAPEFPLSETLAEVLQQGAKQTIELRDRQHKHNTLQAALLDLDQRCECVSSDIKLKEKQLNAVHCDVEQIQSNIISLDSHTQTILLENFHLRNSIEDEMENSRSALAGHDSYRTIMKNYRTSVSLVESRADVYKELLEKEQKVSELRNTLEELKVDLQNPVGNAVRQAQNEINFLKGNIHQSRKLXAERRALLQREQETQSQLKKEIEIQHRRCEAIIKRLHCQLNKAQSNHRQICSDITHMEKEVQDLKSQLEDAAQPEHPSLPLPCNAEPFGMTGV